The genome window CGGTAACGCTTTCGTTTCTTCTGCAAACCATGCACAATCTTGCCGACGCTTTCTGGCTTGGAAAACTCGGGAAGACCGCTCTGGTGGCTCCGACCATTACAATGAATATCTTCTTTATCGCCCTTTCCCTGGCGATGGGGCTTGGCATGGGGGGCAGTACACTCGTCGCGCAGTACAAGGGCGCCGGCAGGCTGGCCGAGATGCGGCGCGCCGGAGGGCAGTCCCTGGTTCTTCTTGTTATCGCGGGCATTCTACTTTCTGTCCTTATATTTTCGATCGCCGCGCCTATTCTAAGACTCCTTCAAACACCTTCTGATGCCTTCCAGCAAACATTGGATTATATGCGCTTGATACTCGTGGGCATTCCTTTTATGTTTATCTATTTTGTCTATCAAGGAATCTCAGCCGGTATCGGCGATACGATCAGCCCCCTTCGCGTCAATGCGACGACTGTTTTGCTCAATGTCGTTCTGGATCCATTTCTCATCTTTGGTATCGGGCCATTCCCACAGATGGGCGTTGTCGGAGCCGCCTTGGCTACTTGTCTCGCCCAAGCCGTTGCCGCCGGCCTCTGTCTTCACAGGCTTTTCCGCGGGCGACAGGGTTTTCACCTCCGTCGCAGCGATCTTCGTTGGAATCGAACCATGACCGGCCGTATTCTCAAGATCGGCGTCCCCGTCTCGCTGGGACAGGTCGGAAGCGCGCTCGGCTTCACCCTGCTGCTCGGCATTGTCAATACGTTTGGTTCCGCCGTGACCGCCGCCTTTGGAATCGGTCATAGAATCATCCATGTCGCTTTGGCGCCCGCCATCGGCCTATCTCAATCCTGTGCAACCTCTGTTGGACAGAACCTCGGCGCCAACCAGGTCCGGCGCGCCACCCGCTCTGTTTATACAAGCGCTCTTATGCTCGGTGTTGTTCTTCTGCCGGCCACCTCGCTGACATTTTTCTTCGGTGACTTTATCTCGCGGTTGTTTGTTTCGGACCCGGAAGTTGTTCAATACGGCCGCGACCTGTTCCGTATCACCTCGTTTTCTGTCTTTGTCTTTGGATTTATTACGATTCTGATGGGGGCTTTTCGCGGCGCCGGCCATACTGTCCCGTTTATGATTCTGAATATGGGCCGCCTTTGGCTCGTAAGAGTTCCCGGCGCCTATCTCCTTGCGAAAGTACTTCAGTTGGGGCCCCTCGGTCTCTGGTGGGCCATGTTTTTGTCTAACATGCTGACCGCCATCGCCGGAACAATTTGGTTTTCTTTGGGCACATGGAAAAAAGCGGTTATTGATAGCAGGCCCGCGGACGATCTCTCAGAAAACCCACTTGATGATGACACCAAAAGTGAGGTGGATGCGCGCGGATAAAAAAGAGGAAAAATGAAAAAACCCCACACCCCTCATGACACCATCGTCACCAAGGAATCATACCGCCGACATCCGCGAGAACACGAGCAACCGCTGTTCGGCCCCGGGACACACCCGGCCGGTGCTTGGACTGGAAAGAGACGGGCGCTTGTTTAGCCTAACTAACGGCTATTCATCATCGTCGAAGCCATGTCCGCGGCTTCTCATCCGATTTCGCGACCTCTCTTTTTCGCGGCGCTCCCTTTTCCAAGACGCCTTTTGACGAGCCCGGAACCTCTCCAGTGCTTCCTCTTCATCCTCGTCTTCATCTTCTAGGAGATCGTCCAGGTCGTCCTCGTCACGCCAATCCTCTGGCTGAGGATCGCGTTCTGTCTTCATCTCTTCACCCATTTGTATCTCTGTACTTGTCTCAGGTTAATCCCGCAATTTTCAATCTGGATGCACTAACGGCACCTCGCCATAATTATCGGATGTTTTGGGGATTCTTGACAAGACTTTGTCTATAAAATTTCTTTAAGAATCTGCCCCCTCTCTTCTATGCGGCGGCGGACACCCCCCGCCCATAGAGGAAAAGACGCATTTGCCATTCCCATATGTGTATTCTATTATAAGTATTTTTAATATTGGATCGGGAATCAGAGCCTGCTAACCGAAGGTTTTATAGGGGGTCTCCGGCTGAATATCAGCGGGTGTTCATCGCCTTCTATTACAGAGATAGGCAAGAAAAGGCGCCCCAAAAATCGCCGTCAGCGCGCCGATCGGAAGCTCGGTCGGCGCCCAGAGTGTCCTTGCGGCGAGATCCGCCGTGAGAAGCAATATCGCCCCAAAAATGAAAGAGAGCGGCAAGACGCGGCGATGATCTGATCCGACAACAAAGCGCGCGACATGCGGCATCATGAGACCGAGGAACCCGATGATTCCGGCGACAGCAACAGCCGATGTCGCAAGGAGCGTTGCACAAATCAGAACTATATTCCTGGAGCGCTTCACGGAAACCCCGAGAGAATGGGCAATTTCATCCCCCCACGCCAGCGCATTTAAATCCCGCGCCAGCAAGAAGGCCGGTATCGACCCGGCGAGGAAAAATGGCAGCACCCAGCTCACATGCAGCCACCGCGCCGATGACAGGGATCCGAGCAACCAGAAAAGAATCGATTGCAGAGATTCTTGGCTGGTTATCATCATAAGGCTTGCGGCCGCTGACAAGACCGACCCGACGGCTATCCCGGTCAATAGTAAACTCTCGACACGGGCGGCGCCCGTTCGATTGTTTAACAAGCCCACAAGCATGACCACAGCCAATCCGCCGACAAAGGCGCAAAGGGGAACCGCTGAGATTCCGGCAAATGAAATGTTCAACCCAAAAACAATCGCCGCGACGGCGCCGAATGCGGCGCCCGAAGAAACACCGACAACAAAGGGGCCGGCCAAGGCGTTGCGGAAATAGGCTTGCATCAATGCTCCGGCCAGCGACAATGCCCCGCCGACAAGGATCGCCAAAATTATTCTTGGGAGGCGGATATCCCAAATGATCGAAATCTCAGGACCGCTGGGTGTCCCATTCGAAAGGGGTCGCAGGAGCGGCACCTTCCACAATATGACACGGAGAGCGCCGTCAAGCCCCAGCGAGGTGCTGCCGACCCCGAGAGAGAGGGTCGCCAGAAGAAGAAGGAGAGCGCAGGCGGTTAGAAAACCGGCGTTAAACCGCCGCCGATTGAGTTTTTCATCCTGACTCTGCGCTTCGCTCATTTGTGATCTCTTCAGAACCATTGCCGTGTTCTACCCGGATTAATCTTTTGCCTCACCTGCTAATGCCCGCCGTTCGGATTCGTTTTGTCGCGCGAAAATTCAGCTGGATGAAAACATCGTGCGGCATTCTCGGCCGCGAGAACAATCCGCGGACCGGGTCTCATCAGAACATTCTCTTCAATCAAACAGACTTGCTGTATCATCCCCAGCTCCGTATCTTTCCAGCCCGGGCTCTCGGCGAGCAGGTGCATGATCCGCCGGCGCTCGGCATCTTTCTGTCCCGCGGGATAGACTCCGAGAAGGATCTGCGGGTTTTGGGCGATGACGCTTTCTAATGTATAAATACACCATGGTGTCGGCGCATCATCGGCAATATTCGCACCCCCGGCGATTCGAATAATATCGTCTATGGTTGATCCAGGACCCGCCGTCCAGAGAGGCGGCTCGATCGACCCATAATAGACCCGAGGTTTTTTTTCTTGAGGCAGGGCGCCGAATCGTTTTTCGAGAACCGCCAGCCGTGCCTTGAGATCCGCGGCAAGAGCGTCCGCCTCGCCGGCCCGTCCGGCGGCATAGCCCACTCTTTTCATGGCCTCAACAAGATCCTGAAGGGGTCCATTGGGATCCATCGCATAAAGCGGGATATTGAGCTGGCGCAGGGATTCAATAAAGGTTCTTGGATTGCCTCGCGTGACAAAAACCAAATCCGGCTCAGCGCTCAGAATCGCCTCGAGGCTGGGGTCGACGATGCCGCCCACATTATATATTGTCAGCGCCTCCGGGGGTTCGTCACAAAATCTCGTTACCCCGACAATCTTCTGATCTCCTGGGAGGGGGCCCAAGGACGAGCCGCTGCGGGAACTCGAGCCGGCCGTCTCGCCGCTCACGCCCAAGGCAAAGAGCAGCTCCGTGATATTTGGAGACAGGCTGACGATTCGTTGCGGCCGCGTTTCCCACCTTAGGGTGTCGCCGAGATCGTCGACGAATGTTTTTATTTTGCCCGTGGCTGCCTGCCCGGCCTCGTCCGGGTTCTCCCCGGCACGCGCGGTGTTAATCGTGTTTGGCCATAGAATGGCAAGCATCAGCAGGAACAAGCATTGAACGGCCGCTCTAGCGATCATCCGCCTCATCCGCCTTATACTTTTCAATCCTGGGCGCAATCCATGATCCGAACAGGTGTCCTTCCGGCGATTGTTCAACCCGCATCCTCAATCCAAAAACCGTCTCAATAAGATCCTCGCTCATGAGCGCCGCGGGAGTTCCTTGAGCCGCTGTCCGCCCTCCCTTTAACACCAGCAGTCCATGGCAGTAGGCCGATTGAAGGTTGATTTGATGATCGGCCAAGATGATTCCCAATCCCTCGTTCTCCGCCAGGCGGCGTAGGCGCTCATATGTCTCTTGTTGATAGCGGATATCCAGATTCGAAACCGGCTCATCCAAGAGCAATAATGGAGCGCCCTGGGCCAGCGCCCGGGCCAGTAAGACCCGCTGCCGCTCACCTCCCGACAAGGTCTCGATCTCTCTATGTTCGAGAGACTCCAGCGAACAGTACTCGATGGCCCAATTGATCTTTTCGTTATCTTCCCCGCGTACCCGCCCAAGAGTGCCGAGGTGGGGATATCGTCCCAGGGCGACAACGTCGCGGACGGTGGCCTGAAATGGAGTCTGCGCGGCCTGAGGAACATAGGCCATTGTCCGCCCCCTCTCGCGGGCGGAATAATCCTTCAGGCTTCTGCCATTGATCTGAATTGTCCCCGCCTCGGCCGGAAGGAGCCCCGCTATTACCTTTAGCAGGGTACTCTTACCCGATCCATTCGGCCCCAGGAGACCCAAAATTTGCCCGCTGAAGACGGACAAGGAGGGCACACGAAGCTGAAATCCGCCAGGATAGCCCGTCTCAAGCCCGCTCAGGTCCAATAATGGGTATCTGTCATCATTTAAATACACTATGGCGACCTATTTCTCCAAGACCCTCGCCGCACAATGGATATATTATGATGTGATTCAACGAGTTACAATGACTTCACTTGCACCGCGCCCCGTTTCTGTGGTACAATGTATACAGAAGATGACACCTATAAGAGTACATCACCGCGGGGGTAACAGGGTGACAAGAGATTCAAACTTCCCCGGGCCCAAATTGATTCCCGTGCCGTCCTCGAATCACCGACCCGGCATCCCGCGCCCTCGGAGGCTTTTCAGAGATCGGCGGCGCCATCCGACTCCTATTCTCTCCCGCTTCACCTTTCGCGGCCGCCGGCGTGGCGCCCGCCGGGATGGAGAGGTTGTCGGGCTCTATATTGATCGCCTGTCACCGGGGATCGTTTGGCCGCTCCTTCTCATCTTTGTCTTTCATTGCATCGATGCGGTTTTAACACTGGCTCACATACAGAGAGGTGGGGTCGAGTTGAATCCCTTTATGGCCTTGCTCATCGATGCAGCGCCCGCCGCCTTCATTTCCGTTAAGCTCGGCCTTTCAACTTTTGGGTTACTCTTTCTCGGCCTGCATCAGAATTTCCCCCACGTCCGAAAGGGGATCGCTGCGCTTTTTGCGATCTTCCTCTGCGTCGTTCTATATCATATCTTCTTGCTGATACAGATTGCTGTCTCGTAAGTTTCCTTTTCCGCCCGCCCTTATTGTCCCTCGCCGGTGAATTTCACCTTAGGCGCTTCTTTCGCATCCTCGGTCGTTTCAAACAGCGTCGCCCGCTCAAAGCCAAACATTCCAGCAATGATGTTCGCCGGAAAGGTTCTTATCTTGATGTTTAAATCTCTTGCCGTTTCATTATATCTTCTGCGCGCCGTTGCAATTCTATTCTCCGTTCCGGCAAGTTCGTCTTGAAGCCGGATGAAGTTCTCATTGGCCTTCAAGTCGGGATACCGCTCTACGACGACCATCAACCGGGCCAAGGCTCCGGATAATTCTTGGTTGGCGTTTATCTTTTCCTCGACCGTTCCGGCGCCGGCCACCTTGCTCCGCGCCTCGGTCACCTTAACAAATACATCCTGCTCATGCTGCGCGTACCCTTTGACTGTTTCCACGAGGTTGGGAATCAAATCATAGCGGCGCTGGAACTGGTTCTCCACCTCGCTCCAGGCTGTTTTTGACGTTTCGTCCAACCCCACCAGTCCGTTGTATGTTGTTTTCACCCAGCCGCCGACAGAAAGACCCAAGACAATGAGTATTCCCAATATGACAAGCCCGATGATGGCTCCCCGTCCCATAGTATTCCTCCTGCGTTAAACGCTGCTCGTTCGCGCCGCTCTACCGGTCTCTTGCGGCACCGGCTAAGACAAGGCCTTTTCGTTTCTCAATCCGCCTTGGTCAACCCATGTTGCCAATCTCTCGATTTCATTAATATATCGCGACATCGCTTTGTGCATTGTTTCCGTTTGCGGCCGCCCCTGCTCTTTCTTTATCCTCCACAACTCCCGGAATAGGCCGGTATCAAGATTAAAAGTCTCATTCCCGGACTTCAACAAATCCTCCCCCCAGACCTTCCAGTCCCGACCCCTTAGATATAACAATCCTTGGAATATCGCCGTCATCGCAGGAAGGCTTTGGGAAACGAGGCCTCGCATAACATGCCGGGATCCCGCGCTGTCAACATAGGCTTCGCGCAATAAAAGAAGCTTGGACTTCAATTCCCGTTCACATTGAAGCCGCACATATTCGGATTGGAATTCAAGATCCGCCAGCGGATCCTCACCATACAAAAGGCGGTATGCCGCCATGATCGAAAGAAATTCTAATGGATAGGAATCCAGACTCCTGCGAATCACCTCACGGCGCATAAAAAGCGGTGTTGCTATGCGGATCCGCCGCCAACGCCGCGTTAGAGGCTGTACTTTGCGGAGTGTTTCGGGTTTCACGTCGTCTGACACGATGAGAAAGTTCAAGTCGGACCGGCTGGGACTGAAATCCGAACGGGCGGCGCTTCCATACAGCACCACCGATTCCAAACGGTCTCCCCATATTCCCTTCACGTCGTCTAGAAAGACCATGCAATTCGTGTTTGGATCCTTGCTGCGCATAAACATGTCGCATCCTCCGAATGCCGGTTTCAGCCTATTGCGCTCCTCGTTCCCTGGCATGTGTCCGATAGGCCGCCCATCCGTCAGTAACGCCCTCCGGCGCCGCCGCCACCAGACATCCCCCCTCCAAATCCGCCGAAGCCGCCGCCAAACCCCCCGAAACCTCCAGAGCCCCCCCGGCCTCGTCCGCCACCCCCCGCCATCCCCATGAGCAGAATCATCCCTAACATTGGATTTTTCCTGAAGATAGCCATATAAATAATGATAAATATAACAAGGGGCAGCCAGCCGCCCCGCTTGGATTTGCCGGGGCGTTGGGTGGATATCGGCTCGCCAGTGAGGGTTTTAATGTCGATGCCCTGTTCTTTGGCCACGATTTGGGCCATCGATGCCATCATGCCGAGATAGGCCTGGAATCGCTCCTCTGGAGATATTTGCCGCCGATCCCTGAAAGGCCTCGTGAAATAGTCATCCCGAAGCTGGCCGACGAGGCCATCGGGCAGAATCCCCTCCAGCCCATACCCCACCTCGACCCGCATTGACCGGTCGTTGATCGCATCCAAAAGGAGCGCCCCCCGGTTGTCAGTCCGGCCGATCTTCCAGGTTTCAAAAAGACGGACCGCAACATCATCGCGATTCTCTCCTTCGAGGCTTGGGATGATGACCAGGGCGAATTGGGCGCCGGTTTTCTGATCGAGTTGGCTCAGAAAACTTTCGAGGGTCTGCTTATCTTGCGTCCGCAGGACCCCGGCAAAGTCATTGACATACCCCGTCGGGCTCGGGATGGAGAGCCCCCCCAGATGGAATGCCTGCGCGTGGGCCGCGCCAAAGCCAACGCCGGCGGACAGGAACATCCCCACGACAAAGACTGTCGCAAGGCGGGCACCGAAATTTCGCTTATTAGTCCCCATGGCGTTCCATTCTACCGAACCTCTCCAGGCCATCCAAGTGATACGGCCTCATTCATGGGTCATATCGATAACGGCATCTTACACCCGTGTCCGGCCCCGGGACCCGCGGTGCTCATCTTGCCCATGTGCTCATCTTGCCCATTAGATCGAGTTGCGTCATTCTCTTATTGTGTCAGCCATAACATTAACATCCCTGGTCCAAACTCTTCGGGCTCGATTGGCGGCGCCGTTACCAGGAGCCGCCGGCCAAGCGTTGATGGCTCCTCGGCCTCGGCCGGGGTGGGCGGTGGATTGGGGGGAATCGCCTCATACAAGGACGGCGGCGACACTTGCCCTGTTCTATGAAAAGGAAAAGCGACTTCGTCTTCTCCTTACCATGCGAACGGAAACACTCGACTCCCACAGGGGGCAAATATCCCTTCCTGGAGGAGGCGTTGAGCCGGGGGAAACATTTTAACAGGCCGCCCTTCGAGAGGGGCAGGAAGAGGTCGCCATTGATCCCGCCTGCGTGTCGATTTTGGGACGGTTAACCCCCCTGCATGTCCCCGTCAGCGGCTTCTTGGTTCATCCCATCGTCGCCTTTTGCGAAAGGCCGCCTGAGCTCAAACTCAATCCCACCGAGGTCGACTGTATCTGTGAGGCGCCGCTGGATCACCTGCTTGAATCGTCATCCGTCGTGTGGCGATTAGAGCGCCGCAAAGGGTTGGAGCTTTTCATTCCCTATCTCACTTTCGAGGGATGGATGATCTGGGGCGCCACCGCAATGATGCTCTCGGAGCTCTTTACGATTTTGGGATGGCCGGGACCACCGAATCCGCCGCCTATTGAAAAACTCCTGCTGTACAGCGACACTGATGCCTTGCCGGAGGATAGGGGAACCGATTGAACGCCATTGACGATCTACCCAAACTCATCTTGGTCCTCGTTGTCGGCTTCGTCGCGGGGTTCATGAACTCATTGGCGGGGGGTGGATCGCTTCTGACCCTGCCGCTGCTCATTTTTCTCGGCATTCCCGCTCCGGTCGCCAACGGCACCAACCGCGTCGCCCTCCTCTTCCAAAACATTGTCGCCGTTTGGAAATATGCCAAGGGGGGCGTCCGTCATTTTCGCGCGGGCCTCTTGCTGGCGATTCCTGCCTTGGTCGCAGCCTCTGTTGGGGCGTCGATTGCAGTTGGTATCAGCGACGAAGTATTAAGACGGATTATCGGTGTCGTGCTGATTGTCGTGGGCTCTTTTGTTCTCCTCAGTCCTGATCGTTGGATCAAGGGATCAAAAAAGGCGCCCGGAAGAAAACCCTGGCTCCTTGGAATCGCCTTCATCCTCGTTGGTTTTTACGGCGGATTTATACAAGCCGGCATCGGGTTCTTTATTTTGGCGACGCTCGTGGTCTGGGGTGGATACGATCTGGTGCACGCCAACGCGATCAAGGTTCTCGTCATTTTGGTCTATACCGTTCCCGCCCTGATCATCTTCGCAAGAAATGGACAGGTTGACTGGGTGACGGGGCTCATCTTATCAGTCGGCAATATGTCCGGCGCGTGGCTCGGCACTCATTTAGGTTTGAGCAAGGGCGCGGGATGGATCCGGTCGGTTCTGCTCGTTGCCATCCTCATCGCCGCCGCTCGCCTGATTTTTGCGCCGTAAGCGCCGGCTCGTCATCGGCCTGTACATCGTTGCCGGTAACACCTTGTTTTTAAATCTGATACAAGTCCAGTTCGAAACCGTGCGCGATGCCCAGAATGTGATCGCCATGCGTCACTCGACTCTATTTGTGGTAAGGATTTTCTCCGATTTCGTGATCCGTCGTGTCATGAATAGCGCCTGCGGCGGGGACTGACTCGCGTATCCCCTTTTCAATCCCATTCTTCAGTGTCAGGCGGGCCATGGCGCACCCCTGACACCCCCCGCCCAGTTTTATAAAAATTTCATTCCCTTTAACATCAATCAGTTCCACGCTGCCACCATGCGCGGCCAGGGTAGGGTTAATTTCGCCCTCAAACAACTCCATCACCTTATGGCGGATCTCTTCTTCGGGCGGCATTCCCTCCAGAACGGTGGAGGAAACGAGCGTCTCATCTGATTGAACGGCCTCGCGGATTTTACCGCCAACCTGCATGGCCACCGGATACCAGTCGGATGTTCCTTCGGTTGTAATCGTGATCTTGTCATGGGCCACGAGGACCGCTTTGATCCCCTCGACCTCAAAGATTTTCTCGACCAAGGGGGAGCCCTGGGCCTTTGTATGATCGCTGAAGTAGAAAGAATGGTTCTCGAAAACCGGTTCTGTCGTCGTGAAGACACACGTCTCTTGGTCCAGCGGCTGGGCCATGATCTTATTCTCCTGCTTCATGGGTTTCCTCCTGTTGGATCTATGCGCCCCCCATTCGTTCCCCCGGTCAAAATAGGGCCAGGCGACGCGCCCACATCACTCTCTGTGGCCCTCCGCAAAGCGCCGGAGGAATTGATCCATGACATGCGACCAAGCAATGTTGAAGTAGTTCCACACGGCATCCCATTTCTCGCCCGTGTCAAAACCATAATGTGCGAGATTGACTCGGATGCGTCCATCTTGAAGCTGGCGGAAATTGAGAATGACCCGCGTGCGCCGCTCGCGGATCTCCGGATACTCTGGTGGGGCGTTCCAGCTGAAGGACAACATTTCCTTTGGAAGGAAACTCAACACCTGGCACCCTTCAGAGCCCCGAAGTCCTCCACGTTCCTCAGAATCGAAATAGATTTCGTAGGCTCCGCCAATCTTCATTTCGATCCTGGCATCGAATGCAAAAAAACTCTTCACCCCCTCAACTGTGGTCCACGCCCTCCAAACCTCATCGAGCGTCGCCTGCACATGAACTTCGTATCTGATGAGACGATCTGTCGGATTTTCAACATGCTGCGGCGGCGAGTCCTTCTGATGAAGTGAGGTATAGAAGGGGTGCAACTCTCCCTCAAAAACACCGGCCAATATCGCCGGATCCTGTCTCAAAATCCCGGCGGCGTCTTCGGGCGTAGCGGCATTGAATATGATGATCCCGTCGGGTCGGTCGAGATAGGGGCCGGCCAGCACCAGGATTCCAGAGTTAAATCGCTCCTTCCAGTATTCGTAATGCTCTGCGACCGTTGCCTTTTCGTCATTCGAGGCATCTTTCAGAAAGGTCGGACGAGTGGCCCTGAGGAGGATAACATATTCCTTCGTTTCCATGATGAGGGCCTCCTAGATTGGCCTCGGAAGATAAAGCAGATGGCGCCCTGGTTGCTGTAGCAGATGCCGAGATCGCCATTGTATACAGCCGCATGGCCATCGCGCGACTTTTGGTTCGCGCGCTCCATTCCCAGCCCTTGCCGATATAAGCTATTGTATAGGAAGAATGATCTCGGTTTTCAAGCCTTCCGGATCTGGTATTCCGCTTGGGTCGGACCAGTATACCTCCCAAGGGGCCTCTGCGGGTGACTGCCCTTCGCTCTTCAACCATTGCTCCAGCGCGGTGTAGGCATCGCGCAACCGATTGACGGAGCCGACATGCCACGTGACGGCAACTTTTCCGCCGGGTAGTTCCCCGAGATTAATTCGCCCTTCTTCTTTCACCGGGGATTCCACCGGAAAGCCCGCCTCAAGACCAACGCGATCTCGATCAAATTCCCGATACCATGTGAAGGGCGGACCCGCGGGATTTACACCTTGCTTCTGAAGGTACCTCCACACCTCCGGCAGAATTTCTTGCAGGGTTGGACCGATTTCTTCGGGTCGCGTTATCGCTCTGATGCTGACGACTTTCTGCGGTGCATGATTCTGGATTTCTATTTCGTAGGACATACTGCCTCCGTCGCTGTAGTCTTCCTCGTGTGGTCGGCATACCCGTTCACTGTCGAGAGACCCGACAATAACAATACTTTATCAATCAGACAACTCGATTCTCGATTTTTATATTAAAATTGTTCGTCTCGCTTCGAGTGTCTAGAATGCAACATGGTGTCACCAGATCGTTGCAGACCACAGGGCGCTTGCATTGGTTTGCTGCAGAGTGATGTTGGGTGTTACCAAGTCATCACCGGATTGCCCCCGGGGTGGCGGTGGGTTATCGTCGGAACATTGACTGGTTGTTAGTAAGTTAACCTTGGTTATCATCATTGGTCACCATCAGATGATGGCGCCATCGGAGCAATCATGCGTCCGGAAACAGCACTCCCTGGCGAATTATCGAGAGAAATAAGGGGCCTTCAATCCGTCGGCGCGATTACCGGAGCGGGCGTCTCCAAGGAATCGGGAATTCCCACGTACAGGGGTAAAGGCGGCCTCTACGACGACCCGGAAAAAGGGGATCAAACAGTCGATGCGCTCACCGCGACAACTTTGGCTGTTGATCCTGATCGTACATGGCGCGTCATCGCCGAACTCGCCCGTCAATCTCTTACGGCCAAGCCAAACGCCGCACACCATGCTCTAGTCAAAATAGAAAAGAATGTGACCCGGTTCATCCTGTTGACACAGAATGTAGACGGCCTTCACCAACTTGCGGGAACACGTAACATCATCGATATCCATGGCAACACTTTTGACACCGTCTGTCTCGGATGCGATACACGTGGCCATCTTGACCGCTCAACATTGACTTCAATAACCCGTACGCCCGTGTGCAATTCCTGCGGTGGTCATCTCAGGCCGGATGTCGTTCTGTTCGGCGAGATCCTTCCCCGGGACAAGGTGGAACAGATGCGGCAGAACTTCTATATCAACCCTCCGGATCTCCTTGTTATCGCGGGGACTTCTGCGCTCTTTCCATATATCCTCGAGCCGATTTTCATCGCTCGCGCAGCCGGCAAAATCACAGTAGAGATTAACCCCGAGCCGACGAAGTTGTCGGACCAGGTGGATTACTCTCTGCGAGGACCAGCCGGAGTCTACTTGCCGGCCCTGGCCGAGGCGTTGTTGAAATAGCACGGGATATCAACGCCTTCGGGGGTATGGCCGCTCTTAAACCTCAATAACCAGCTCGGGCTGAAACTCATCGACCGCCTCGTGGGGAACATAGCCCCTCGGGTTACACACAACCCGTGTGGGTCCAATCCGATAATCCGAAACCCCATGAAGGTGTCCATGAATCCACAGAGAGGCCCCGCTCTCTCGAACCATGTCATCCAGGTTTGATGCGTAGGCGGGATTACAATCGTCGTCGCCGTATTTCTTGGGGATCGACCGGCGGCTTGGCGCGTGATGGGTGACAATGACCAGCCGCTTCTTCGCGGCTCCGCCCGCCGCAACGCCATCCGTCGCGCCCCCGCCACGCTCATTT of Candidatus Eisenbacteria bacterium contains these proteins:
- a CDS encoding TPM domain-containing protein, which encodes MAWRGSVEWNAMGTNKRNFGARLATVFVVGMFLSAGVGFGAAHAQAFHLGGLSIPSPTGYVNDFAGVLRTQDKQTLESFLSQLDQKTGAQFALVIIPSLEGENRDDVAVRLFETWKIGRTDNRGALLLDAINDRSMRVEVGYGLEGILPDGLVGQLRDDYFTRPFRDRRQISPEERFQAYLGMMASMAQIVAKEQGIDIKTLTGEPISTQRPGKSKRGGWLPLVIFIIIYMAIFRKNPMLGMILLMGMAGGGGRGRGGSGGFGGFGGGFGGFGGGMSGGGGAGGRY
- a CDS encoding ABC transporter substrate-binding protein, which codes for MIARAAVQCLFLLMLAILWPNTINTARAGENPDEAGQAATGKIKTFVDDLGDTLRWETRPQRIVSLSPNITELLFALGVSGETAGSSSRSGSSLGPLPGDQKIVGVTRFCDEPPEALTIYNVGGIVDPSLEAILSAEPDLVFVTRGNPRTFIESLRQLNIPLYAMDPNGPLQDLVEAMKRVGYAAGRAGEADALAADLKARLAVLEKRFGALPQEKKPRVYYGSIEPPLWTAGPGSTIDDIIRIAGGANIADDAPTPWCIYTLESVIAQNPQILLGVYPAGQKDAERRRIMHLLAESPGWKDTELGMIQQVCLIEENVLMRPGPRIVLAAENAARCFHPAEFSRDKTNPNGGH
- a CDS encoding NUDIX domain-containing protein, whose translation is MRHSLIVSAITLTSLVQTLRARLAAPLPGAAGQALMAPRPRPGWAVDWGESPHTRTAATLALFYEKEKRLRLLLTMRTETLDSHRGQISLPGGGVEPGETF
- a CDS encoding ABC transporter ATP-binding protein translates to MPSLSVFSGQILGLLGPNGSGKSTLLKVIAGLLPAEAGTIQINGRSLKDYSARERGRTMAYVPQAAQTPFQATVRDVVALGRYPHLGTLGRVRGEDNEKINWAIEYCSLESLEHREIETLSGGERQRVLLARALAQGAPLLLLDEPVSNLDIRYQQETYERLRRLAENEGLGIILADHQINLQSAYCHGLLVLKGGRTAAQGTPAALMSEDLIETVFGLRMRVEQSPEGHLFGSWIAPRIEKYKADEADDR
- a CDS encoding LemA family protein, producing MGRGAIIGLVILGILIVLGLSVGGWVKTTYNGLVGLDETSKTAWSEVENQFQRRYDLIPNLVETVKGYAQHEQDVFVKVTEARSKVAGAGTVEEKINANQELSGALARLMVVVERYPDLKANENFIRLQDELAGTENRIATARRRYNETARDLNIKIRTFPANIIAGMFGFERATLFETTEDAKEAPKVKFTGEGQ
- a CDS encoding iron ABC transporter permease, giving the protein MSEAQSQDEKLNRRRFNAGFLTACALLLLLATLSLGVGSTSLGLDGALRVILWKVPLLRPLSNGTPSGPEISIIWDIRLPRIILAILVGGALSLAGALMQAYFRNALAGPFVVGVSSGAAFGAVAAIVFGLNISFAGISAVPLCAFVGGLAVVMLVGLLNNRTGAARVESLLLTGIAVGSVLSAAASLMMITSQESLQSILFWLLGSLSSARWLHVSWVLPFFLAGSIPAFLLARDLNALAWGDEIAHSLGVSVKRSRNIVLICATLLATSAVAVAGIIGFLGLMMPHVARFVVGSDHRRVLPLSFIFGAILLLTADLAARTLWAPTELPIGALTAIFGAPFLAYLCNRRR
- a CDS encoding MATE family efflux transporter, producing the protein MQPIIGGLDFTQGSLTKKLLMMGWPVTLSFLLQTMHNLADAFWLGKLGKTALVAPTITMNIFFIALSLAMGLGMGGSTLVAQYKGAGRLAEMRRAGGQSLVLLVIAGILLSVLIFSIAAPILRLLQTPSDAFQQTLDYMRLILVGIPFMFIYFVYQGISAGIGDTISPLRVNATTVLLNVVLDPFLIFGIGPFPQMGVVGAALATCLAQAVAAGLCLHRLFRGRQGFHLRRSDLRWNRTMTGRILKIGVPVSLGQVGSALGFTLLLGIVNTFGSAVTAAFGIGHRIIHVALAPAIGLSQSCATSVGQNLGANQVRRATRSVYTSALMLGVVLLPATSLTFFFGDFISRLFVSDPEVVQYGRDLFRITSFSVFVFGFITILMGAFRGAGHTVPFMILNMGRLWLVRVPGAYLLAKVLQLGPLGLWWAMFLSNMLTAIAGTIWFSLGTWKKAVIDSRPADDLSENPLDDDTKSEVDARG
- a CDS encoding nucleotidyltransferase domain-containing protein → MFMRSKDPNTNCMVFLDDVKGIWGDRLESVVLYGSAARSDFSPSRSDLNFLIVSDDVKPETLRKVQPLTRRWRRIRIATPLFMRREVIRRSLDSYPLEFLSIMAAYRLLYGEDPLADLEFQSEYVRLQCERELKSKLLLLREAYVDSAGSRHVMRGLVSQSLPAMTAIFQGLLYLRGRDWKVWGEDLLKSGNETFNLDTGLFRELWRIKKEQGRPQTETMHKAMSRYINEIERLATWVDQGGLRNEKALS